From Pseudobythopirellula maris:
GTCAGGTGCTCGGCGATCGCCCCAGGCCGGAAACCGACCGGCGTGCCGGCAAGGTCGAGCTTAGGCGAACCGGTCATCAGGCCGAGCACGTCACTGGCGCCGCGCGGCAGCACGCCCTCGGCCTCGACAACCCGCGCGCCGAGACCCCGCAACAGGCCGGCCGCCTCGCCAAAGCAGGCCGACCGTGGCCGGGTGCGGACCCGTTCGCCCCGCATGAAGTAATAGGCCCCGTCCGGAGGGCTGACCTCCGCGGCGATCGCACGCCGCAGGCTCTCGACCACTTCCTCGACGCTGTTGCCCCGGCCTGTGGTGACGCCGAGCATCGTCGACAAGATGTACCGTCGGCCATGCTTGGGATCGGTCACCCGCGAGCCATCGAGCCCCCACAGGTACCGCGACCGCAACGCACGGCTCGGCTCGGCCCCCAGCCGCGTGCAATTGGCGAGGTTCACCCGCACGGGGCCGGGCACGTACCAATTCGAGTCGAGGCTCACGATCGTCGGGCTCTTGGCCAGCAGGTGGCGGCTCAGGTAGGTCACGCCGGTGAGCGAGCCGATTGGCTTTTGCTGCCTCGGCAGCTTGAGCCCCTCGGGCATCTCTCGGCTGAATTCAACCCGCCAAGGCAGGTCGCTCGAGTAGGCGACGCAATCGATCTGGGCGCCGAGCCGCCGCTCGGTGATCGCCCGAAACACCGGCGCCAGCACCTTGTCGCGGAGTTTCGCGCCGGTGATGTTCTCTTTGTCGCCGCGGTAGTCGACGTACACGACGTTCGTAGCGGGCAGGTCGCGGAGCCGCACGTAGTGGTTGGCGATCGTCATCGAGCTGTCGCTGTTGGCGTTCACCACGAGCAGCACGTTCTCGGGACCACCGCCGGCCCGGGCTCGGGCCGACACGCACGCGCAAGCGATCGCGACGAGTAGCATGGCGAGCAAGCGCCACTGGGACGGATGCGACGGGGGGCGGAGCATAGGCCGTTTCTACAAAGACGCGGGCAGGACTGAGACAATCGTAGGGGTTGCGACGCCCGGGGGCGACGCCTCGTTCCCTCGGCGTTCCTTAGGCCGCTGTAGCCGCGACATTAGCTCGGCCGGCCGGCAGCGCGCTCGGCGCTGCCGAACACGAGCTTTCGGACCCGGCGATGCTTCGTGGCTGGCCCGCCGGATCGCGGCTATACTGGGGATCTCGGCTCGTGCGGGCGGCGCCCACGCGAGCCGGGCGTTTTCTTCCCCCCCCTCCCGCAGCGATCCAGAAGCGGCGCCCATGGCCGGCATCGGCAAAATCTTTCGCGCGTTCCTCTCCGGCAGCAAGGTCGACATCGCCCTGCGCTACGAGATCCTGCGCGAGGCGGTCTCCGGCACGATGTCTGACTTCGTCATGGCCCGCGATCGGGAGTCGGGCGATATCGTCGGACTGAAGGTGCTCGACAAACAAAAAACCGAGTTCCACGAGGCGCGTTTCAAGGGGCTCAGCAAGCCGACCGAGGGGGAGATCGCCATGCAGATCGAGCACCCCCACGTGGTCAAAACCTTGCTGCACGGCGTCACGACCAAGAACGAGCAATACCTCGTGATGGAGTTCCTCGACGGCCCGGGGCTCAACTCGCTGATCATCGGCCGCAGCAAGCTGCTCGACGGGAACCGGCTCGCCTTGATGCGGCAGGCGGCCGAGGGGCTCGACGCGGTTCACAAAGCGGGGTTCATCCACCGCGACATCTGCCCGCGCAACTTTGTTTGCTCCAAAGACGCCACTTCGCTCAAGCTGATCGACTTCGGGCTGACCGTGCCGGCCGAGAAGGAATACATGCAGCCCGGCAACCGGACCGGCACGCCCAACTACATGGCCCCCGAGGTCGTGCGGCGGCGGCCGACCGACAAGCGACTCGACATCTACTCGTTCGGCGCGTCGATGTACGAGATGTTCGCGTTCGAGCTGCCCTGGCAGCGCGGCGCCGATGGGCGGGCGGCGATGACGCACGGCGCCAACGAGATCCCGCCGCTCAGCCACTACTACCCGCCGATCTCGCCGGAGCTGGAGCGGCTGATCCTGCACTGCCTCGAGACCGAGCCCGCCAAGCGGCCCAGCTCGATGGAAACGATCTGCAACACGCTCAAGCGGATGAAGCACGAAGACGTTGCCCCTTAAGGCCCCACGGCTTGGGGCGCCGCTTGGGGCATGGGCTCGCCTCAGCGCGCCCAGCCGCCGTACCAGTGGTTTTGGTAGGCCCCCGACCGCGAGGCCCCGCCGACCGCCGCATTGGGCTTCTGCAGGCCCGCGCCGGGCATCGCTCCCATGTAGCCGGCGCCCGGGTGCGCCGTGTAGCCGACGTTGCCCTGAAGCTTGCGCTGCTGGACGTACTGCGCTTGGGCGGTCATCGCCGCGGCGCGGCGTTGCTGGTCGGCTCGAACCACTTCGGTGTACGCCGTGCCGCTCTGCGTGCCGCCGAGCACGGCGCCGCTCAGGTAGGGGCTGATCGCGGGGTTGTCGCGGTAGTACTTGTTGTACAAGTACCGATCGACCCCGGCGTCCATGTTGGGACGCGACTTGATCATCTGCTGGTAGGCCGACGAATAATTGGTTTGCTGAGCCGCCGCCGGAGCGACGCACAACCACGCCGCGGCCAGAGTCGCCAGCAGCCCGATCGGCGCACGCCTGACCGTAATCGTTGGGTTCATGACCAAGTCTCTCCCTTGGCGTTCGGTCGTAGGTTTCATCGCGACGCCCCGTCGAACCGCTCCATGACCTCGACCCACGTGGTGACGACCACGCCCGAGTCCTCCATCGCCTGCTTGACCCGCTCGTCTTGCCACAGGTCGCGGTCCCAAACGAACTGCCGCCAGCTCGGCGTGATCGCACGGAGCGCCGGCGAGTCGATCGCCGGGGCGAAGGCCACCTGCGAGAGCCCCGCCGGCAGCTCGCCGATCAGCGCGATGGTCGCCTCGACCTTCTCGTCGTAGCTGTCGGCGGCCGGCACGATGCGCAGGTCTTTGAGCTTGGGCAGCGGGTACTCCTCCAGCGCCGCCAGCAGCCGGTCGGGCACGGGGAATCCTTGGGCGGCGAATCGCTCGGCGAGCTCCGGCGTGAGGTCGACCACCACGGCCGGGATCCAATGCCGGCGGGCGAGGTCGAGGTACAGCTCCGCCAGGTCGGGCCGCGCGTAGAGCGCCCCGAGGTGCGTGGTCAGGTGGGTGGGCTTCATGCCTTTGCGCTCGGCGCTGAGCAGTTGCCAGCGGATCTCGCGTTCGACGTCGTCGCGGTCGGCGTTGATCGCGACCTGTCGCACCGAACGCCACATGCAGCCGTCGCCGTCGTACAGCGAGGAGGCGAGCGCCTCGCCGCTCAGCGGCCGCCAGCGGTACTGGGGCCACTCGCTGTTGAGGGTGAGCTGCAGACCGATGTCGACGCCGGGACGCGCGGCGGCCAACTCGGCGGCGTGCGAGAACCACGGCGCCGGGGGCATCACACTGGCCGAGATCGGCGTCGGGTCGCCTTGCGACGGTTTGTCTTTATCGGGCGTTTGGCCATCGATCAGCTGGGCCACGGCGGCGTTGCTCTCGTAGCACAGGCCCATGTCGTGGGCGTGCAGGATCACGACCCGCTTGCCCTCGGGGTAGCCGAGCAGTCGGGCCCAGTCTTCGCCCGCGCTCGCAGCCGCGGGGGCCAGCAACAACAAGCTTAGAGCCGCCAGCCCCATGGCTGGTGTGGCGAGGAATTTTTTCATTTCGGGCGGCCGGGATGATTGGCGGAGGAGCGAAAAAACCTGCGGGATGCCGGGCCACGCCCGGTCGAGAGGGGCACCGGGAGCGGGCGTCGGCGACTCCCCAATCTTAGCCCACACCGACCCCTGTGCGGGGGTTTCGGGCCGCAACGCCCGCCGGGTTGTGGACAAGTTGGGCCCGGGCGTTTGCCGACAAAATACAGGCCGCCCCTCTGTTTGCCCTTAATCGAGCCCCAACAGGGCTTGAGAAGATGGGTCGGGGCCGGTATTTTGAGGGGCTTCGATCACCGTGCCCACGGCGGCACGCCCCCTCGACCCCGTATGTTGGCACGTTTGTCGGCCGCCCCGCAGGCGGCCCCAAGGCCCGGATCTTCGACCATGACCATCGATAAGTCTCTCAAAGTCAAAGCGGGCGCCACCGCCAACCGCAGCGTCCTCACCCGGGTCGAGCGGATCGAGAAGCTCATGGAACAGAATCGCTTCGGAGACAGCGATTCGCCGTTCGGCATCCCCAAGGTGCGGGTCCGCAAGCTGCAGATGAAGAAGAAAAAGAAGAAGGAGAAGGACGAAGACGACAAGTAAGTCGCCGCCCACCGTCCTTCTTTCATTTCTCTCTGCCCTGCAGACTCGGCAACTTGCCTGGCGTTCCCGCGCAGGCATTTCTTGGCGTTAGCATCTCGTGGCGCTAGCAGCGTTCCGGCAAACGCCTCGCGGCTTGCGCTCAACTCGTGGCTTGCGCTCAAGCAGACAGTTCGTCACGCACTGGCGAGCCGCAGCCGGGCTCTGACGGAACCCTCATTGCGTCTGATGGCGATCGCCGATCAGTGGCGGCCGAGATTCTCTTCGCCCAATTGGCCCTCGAGCCGGACGACACGAGCCGAGAGACGCTCCAGCCGCTCGCGCTCCGTCTGCT
This genomic window contains:
- a CDS encoding polysaccharide deacetylase family protein; its protein translation is MKKFLATPAMGLAALSLLLLAPAAASAGEDWARLLGYPEGKRVVILHAHDMGLCYESNAAVAQLIDGQTPDKDKPSQGDPTPISASVMPPAPWFSHAAELAAARPGVDIGLQLTLNSEWPQYRWRPLSGEALASSLYDGDGCMWRSVRQVAINADRDDVEREIRWQLLSAERKGMKPTHLTTHLGALYARPDLAELYLDLARRHWIPAVVVDLTPELAERFAAQGFPVPDRLLAALEEYPLPKLKDLRIVPAADSYDEKVEATIALIGELPAGLSQVAFAPAIDSPALRAITPSWRQFVWDRDLWQDERVKQAMEDSGVVVTTWVEVMERFDGASR
- a CDS encoding TIGR03790 family protein, with the protein product MLRPPSHPSQWRLLAMLLVAIACACVSARARAGGGPENVLLVVNANSDSSMTIANHYVRLRDLPATNVVYVDYRGDKENITGAKLRDKVLAPVFRAITERRLGAQIDCVAYSSDLPWRVEFSREMPEGLKLPRQQKPIGSLTGVTYLSRHLLAKSPTIVSLDSNWYVPGPVRVNLANCTRLGAEPSRALRSRYLWGLDGSRVTDPKHGRRYILSTMLGVTTGRGNSVEEVVESLRRAIAAEVSPPDGAYYFMRGERVRTRPRSACFGEAAGLLRGLGARVVEAEGVLPRGASDVLGLMTGSPKLDLAGTPVGFRPGAIAEHLTSTGGNLMLRGQQTPISELIRAGATGACGTVIEPFAIQAKFPLPSLHVHYRRGCSLAEAFYQSVASPYQLLILGDPLCQPWADRPAIRVEGLPQPAEFPASDEPFVVQRVLDLKAVVTPAGAPPDDAPPEGLAESESRAPWELFIDGRLRGRLRSGATVRIDPSGLPPGLHELRCVGYSPDPIETSARRVAWVDLPEPAAAADEAADDTAEGAAAPARRAAPIEIEPAALIVPFEGEVRVTLRAPGAEAIVLRQNHREVARVSGESGVATAPASKLGHGPIRLQAVAEPSGSQSRPLWINVQ
- a CDS encoding small basic protein, with amino-acid sequence MTIDKSLKVKAGATANRSVLTRVERIEKLMEQNRFGDSDSPFGIPKVRVRKLQMKKKKKKEKDEDDK
- a CDS encoding serine/threonine-protein kinase, whose product is MAGIGKIFRAFLSGSKVDIALRYEILREAVSGTMSDFVMARDRESGDIVGLKVLDKQKTEFHEARFKGLSKPTEGEIAMQIEHPHVVKTLLHGVTTKNEQYLVMEFLDGPGLNSLIIGRSKLLDGNRLALMRQAAEGLDAVHKAGFIHRDICPRNFVCSKDATSLKLIDFGLTVPAEKEYMQPGNRTGTPNYMAPEVVRRRPTDKRLDIYSFGASMYEMFAFELPWQRGADGRAAMTHGANEIPPLSHYYPPISPELERLILHCLETEPAKRPSSMETICNTLKRMKHEDVAP